A genome region from Pseudomonas pergaminensis includes the following:
- a CDS encoding molybdopterin guanine dinucleotide-containing S/N-oxide reductase: protein MTFTSLHWGAYRPQVVDGKLQAMTPVDWDKDPSPIGASIPDAITSPTRILRPAVRRSYLAEPGSHPELRGQEPFVEVSWAVALDLVARELNKVKAEHGNQAIYGGSYGWGSAGRFHHAQSQLHRFLNQFGGYVASTDSYSLGAGRVLMPHIVGNMDWLLAAHTSWKNLAEHCELFVAFGGLPAKNAQTSPGGASDHLLTEALAAMSAAGVQFVNVSPLRGDLSGPALNQWLPIRPGSDTALMLALAHVLVTEGLHNEAFIQQYTVGYDRFRGYLLGDTDGQPKDPAWAEALTDIPAQQIIDLARRMGRQRTMINIAYSLQRSVHGEQPFWMTVTLAALLGQIGLPGGGFGLGYGCMNNTGSGRKGFSGPRFSQGLNPVKAFIPVARITDMLLNPGAEFDYNGKRQAYPDIHLVYWAGGNIFHHHQDLNRLLEAWKKPRTLIVHEQYWTAQAKYSDIVLPATTALERNDIGSSASDRFMLAMQQAIAPVGEARDDYSIFADIAARLGFGGTFTEGRDAGQWLRFIYDESRGRAEEQGIELPDYDRFWRDGVFEVAYPDTDTVLLKAFRDDPLAHPLPTPSGRIELFSERIASFGYADCPGHPVWLDKPVPDYPLHLLSNQPKTRLHSQYDHGSYSRASKIQQREPLTINADDARARGIGDGDVVKVFNGRGAFLAGVIVSHDIRPGVVQIATGAWFDPQTPGQRNSLDKHGNPNMITADVGASSLSQGCSAQTATVEVVKWDQPLPQVTAFVPPLLVPGLL from the coding sequence ATGACCTTCACTTCGTTGCACTGGGGCGCCTATCGTCCGCAGGTCGTCGATGGCAAGTTGCAGGCGATGACGCCGGTGGACTGGGACAAAGACCCGTCGCCCATCGGTGCGTCAATCCCCGACGCCATCACCTCGCCGACGCGCATCCTGCGGCCTGCCGTGCGCCGCAGTTATTTGGCCGAGCCCGGCTCGCACCCCGAACTGCGGGGCCAGGAGCCGTTTGTCGAGGTCTCCTGGGCCGTGGCCCTGGACCTGGTCGCCCGTGAGCTGAACAAGGTCAAGGCCGAACACGGCAACCAGGCGATCTACGGTGGCAGCTACGGCTGGGGCAGCGCCGGGCGTTTCCACCATGCACAAAGCCAGTTGCACCGTTTTCTCAACCAGTTCGGCGGCTATGTCGCCAGCACCGACAGCTACAGCCTCGGTGCCGGGCGGGTGTTGATGCCGCATATCGTCGGCAATATGGACTGGCTGCTGGCGGCGCACACTTCCTGGAAAAACCTCGCCGAACACTGCGAGCTGTTCGTGGCGTTCGGCGGGCTGCCAGCCAAGAACGCCCAGACCAGCCCCGGTGGCGCCAGTGATCACTTGCTGACCGAGGCGTTGGCGGCGATGTCGGCGGCTGGCGTGCAGTTCGTCAACGTGAGCCCGTTGCGCGGTGACCTGAGCGGCCCGGCCCTCAACCAATGGCTGCCGATCCGCCCCGGCAGCGACACCGCATTGATGCTGGCGCTGGCCCATGTGCTGGTGACGGAAGGCCTGCACAACGAGGCGTTCATTCAGCAATACACCGTGGGTTACGACCGCTTTCGCGGCTATCTGCTCGGCGACACTGATGGTCAACCGAAAGACCCCGCGTGGGCAGAGGCACTGACGGATATCCCCGCGCAGCAGATCATCGACCTCGCCCGGCGCATGGGCCGCCAGCGGACGATGATCAACATCGCCTATTCCCTGCAGCGCTCGGTGCACGGCGAGCAGCCTTTCTGGATGACCGTGACCCTGGCGGCGCTGCTCGGCCAGATCGGCTTGCCCGGCGGCGGCTTTGGCCTGGGCTACGGCTGCATGAACAACACGGGCAGCGGCCGCAAAGGCTTCTCCGGGCCAAGGTTTTCCCAGGGGCTCAACCCGGTGAAGGCGTTCATTCCGGTGGCACGCATCACTGACATGCTGCTTAACCCCGGCGCCGAATTCGACTACAACGGCAAGCGCCAGGCGTATCCGGATATTCACCTGGTGTACTGGGCTGGCGGCAATATTTTCCACCATCACCAGGACCTCAATCGCTTGCTGGAGGCCTGGAAAAAACCGCGCACCCTGATCGTCCACGAACAGTACTGGACCGCCCAGGCCAAGTATTCCGATATCGTACTGCCGGCCACGACCGCCCTGGAGCGCAACGATATCGGCAGTTCGGCGTCGGACCGGTTCATGCTGGCGATGCAGCAAGCCATCGCACCGGTCGGCGAGGCGCGGGATGACTACTCGATCTTTGCTGACATCGCCGCGCGCCTGGGGTTTGGCGGCACCTTCACCGAAGGCCGTGACGCCGGGCAGTGGCTGCGTTTTATCTACGACGAGTCCCGTGGACGCGCTGAAGAACAGGGCATCGAGCTGCCGGACTACGATCGGTTCTGGCGTGACGGCGTGTTCGAAGTGGCCTATCCCGACACCGATACAGTACTGCTCAAGGCCTTTCGTGACGATCCGCTCGCTCATCCTTTGCCCACGCCCTCGGGACGTATCGAGCTGTTTTCCGAACGCATTGCGAGCTTTGGTTATGCCGACTGCCCTGGCCATCCGGTGTGGTTGGACAAACCTGTGCCGGACTACCCGCTGCACCTGCTGTCGAACCAGCCGAAGACACGCCTGCACAGCCAGTACGACCACGGTAGCTACAGCCGCGCGTCGAAGATCCAGCAGCGCGAGCCGCTGACCATCAACGCGGACGATGCGCGGGCGCGGGGCATTGGCGACGGTGATGTGGTCAAGGTGTTCAATGGACGGGGGGCGTTCCTGGCTGGGGTGATTGTCTCCCATGACATCCGTCCGGGTGTCGTGCAGATCGCCACCGGCGCCTGGTTCGACCCGCAGACTCCAGGGCAGCGCAACAGCCTGGACAAGCACGGCAACCCCAACATGATCACTGCCGATGTCGGCGCCTCCAGCCTGTCCCAGGGCTGTTCGGCGCAGACGGCCACGGTGGAGGTGGTGAAGTGGGACCAGCCGTTGCCGCAAGTCACCGCGTTTGTGCCGCCACTACTCGTGCCGGGGCTCCTTTAG
- a CDS encoding ABC transporter ATP-binding protein, with amino-acid sequence MVALAHVESASEGLALRIDNLSHGFALDGQHLPVLERVSLDVAPGEFVALLGPSGCGKSTLLRLVAGLEPADSGRLLADGEAITGPDPSRVVVFQDPTLYPWRRVWDNVAVGLEAQGLLKTHSAKVDEALEKVGLSQFARAYPRQLSGGMAQRVALARALVNQPRLLILDEPLGKLDSLTRITMQKELIDLWQRQGYTALLVTHDVEEALLLANRVIVFSDRPAKILAQLSIDRPYPRHRDDPYLVDLRRQILGLLGLGENW; translated from the coding sequence ATGGTAGCCCTGGCACACGTGGAATCGGCGTCGGAAGGTCTGGCGCTGCGCATAGACAACCTCAGCCATGGTTTTGCCTTGGACGGTCAGCACCTGCCGGTGCTGGAGCGGGTGTCCCTGGACGTGGCGCCCGGAGAGTTCGTGGCGCTGCTCGGGCCTTCGGGCTGCGGCAAATCCACCTTGCTGCGCCTGGTGGCCGGTTTGGAACCGGCGGATTCGGGACGATTGCTGGCCGACGGTGAAGCCATCACCGGGCCGGACCCGAGCCGCGTCGTGGTGTTCCAGGACCCGACCCTGTACCCGTGGCGCCGGGTGTGGGACAACGTCGCTGTCGGCCTGGAAGCCCAGGGCCTGCTCAAGACCCATTCGGCCAAGGTCGACGAAGCCCTGGAGAAGGTCGGCCTCAGCCAGTTCGCCCGCGCGTATCCGCGGCAGCTCTCCGGCGGCATGGCGCAACGCGTGGCCCTGGCTCGCGCACTGGTCAACCAGCCGCGCCTGCTGATCCTCGACGAGCCCTTGGGCAAACTCGACTCCCTGACCCGCATCACCATGCAAAAAGAGTTGATCGACCTGTGGCAGCGCCAGGGCTACACGGCCTTGCTGGTCACCCACGATGTGGAAGAAGCCTTGCTGCTGGCCAACCGCGTGATCGTGTTCAGCGACCGCCCGGCAAAAATCCTGGCGCAATTAAGCATCGATCGGCCGTATCCTCGGCACCGGGACGATCCTTACTTGGTGGACCTGCGGCGGCAGATACTGGGCCTGCTCGGGCTGGGAGAAAACTGGTAG
- a CDS encoding ABC transporter permease: MSSADATTLNPPLTLKVGWQGAAVVTAWLAVALLISYWPNATRNWPMTQGLATLCVAVAALFIGLSLLGRKVPKLSLRLRNAGPWLIALPLLLGVWELLTAKLALLPVPFFAPPQALLAVYIEDYARLADSLLHSALLLGSGVALGAITGFIAGVAIGWSTRIGYWLHPVLRILGPVPSTALLPLCFFLFPSSWSASVFLIALATWFPVTVLTWSGVASVDKAYYDVARTLGAKQGFLIFKVAIPAALPHVFVGVFMGLGASFSTLVVAEMMGVKSGIGWYLQWAQGWAAYANMYAALLIMALACSGLITGLFLVRDRLLAWQKGSMKW, encoded by the coding sequence ATGTCTTCAGCTGACGCAACCACCCTCAACCCGCCGCTGACCCTGAAGGTCGGGTGGCAGGGCGCAGCCGTGGTGACGGCCTGGCTGGCCGTCGCGCTGTTGATCAGTTACTGGCCCAACGCGACGCGCAACTGGCCGATGACCCAAGGCCTGGCCACGCTGTGCGTGGCTGTTGCCGCACTGTTCATCGGGCTGAGCCTGCTGGGACGCAAGGTGCCGAAGCTGAGCCTGCGCCTGCGCAATGCCGGCCCCTGGCTGATTGCCTTGCCGCTGCTGCTGGGCGTCTGGGAGTTGCTCACCGCCAAGCTGGCGTTGTTGCCGGTGCCGTTTTTTGCGCCGCCCCAGGCCTTGCTGGCGGTGTACATCGAAGACTACGCACGGCTGGCCGACAGCCTGTTGCATTCGGCATTGCTGCTGGGCTCGGGCGTGGCCCTGGGCGCGATTACCGGGTTTATTGCTGGTGTGGCCATCGGTTGGTCCACGCGCATCGGTTATTGGCTGCACCCGGTGCTGCGAATCCTGGGGCCGGTGCCGTCGACGGCGTTATTGCCGCTGTGTTTTTTCCTGTTCCCCAGTAGCTGGAGCGCCAGCGTGTTCCTGATCGCCCTGGCCACTTGGTTTCCGGTCACGGTGCTCACCTGGTCCGGTGTGGCGAGCGTGGACAAAGCCTATTACGACGTGGCCCGCACCCTTGGCGCCAAGCAAGGCTTCCTGATTTTCAAGGTGGCGATTCCGGCGGCGTTGCCTCACGTATTTGTCGGCGTGTTCATGGGCCTGGGCGCGTCGTTTTCGACCCTGGTGGTGGCTGAAATGATGGGGGTCAAATCCGGCATCGGCTGGTACCTGCAGTGGGCCCAGGGTTGGGCCGCCTACGCGAATATGTACGCCGCCTTGCTGATCATGGCACTCGCCTGCTCGGGGTTGATCACCGGGTTGTTCCTGGTGCGTGATCGGTTGCTGGCCTGGCAGAAAGGATCGATGAAATGGTAG
- a CDS encoding ABC transporter substrate-binding protein yields MADFDHLTRRRLLGLAGITLASLSLPRLGFGADEHAGHSTSPEPAGTGEFIRLDAPRKLKLAVNLNAVCLAPVVIAHGQGFFTKHNLDVELVNFGNSTEVLLEAIATGKADAGVGMALRWLKALEQGFDVKLTAGTHGGCLRLLSAANGGVTKLEDLKGKAIGVTDMASPDRNFFSILLKKHGVDPVRDVEWRLYPADLLGTALERGEVQAVSGSDPFMYRLIKSGVARELSTNLVEEYANLSCCVVGVTGKLVREDKRVVAALTQAILEAHDYSVQHPEEVAKGFQAHALNTSVEEVQAILHDHTHGHHAVGAALTQEILTYVTDLKTVEVISKSTDPLEFAKEITADVFS; encoded by the coding sequence ATGGCTGACTTCGATCATTTGACCCGCCGCCGCCTGCTCGGCCTGGCCGGCATCACCCTGGCCAGCCTGTCGCTGCCACGCCTAGGCTTCGGCGCCGACGAACACGCCGGCCACAGCACTTCACCGGAACCCGCCGGCACCGGTGAGTTCATTCGCCTGGATGCGCCACGCAAGTTGAAACTGGCGGTCAACCTCAATGCCGTGTGCCTGGCCCCGGTCGTGATCGCCCACGGCCAGGGCTTTTTTACCAAGCACAATCTGGACGTGGAGTTGGTCAATTTCGGCAACTCCACTGAAGTGCTGCTCGAAGCCATTGCCACCGGCAAGGCCGATGCAGGCGTAGGCATGGCGCTGCGTTGGCTCAAGGCGCTGGAGCAGGGCTTTGACGTGAAGCTCACCGCCGGTACCCATGGCGGCTGCCTGCGCTTGCTCAGTGCCGCGAACGGCGGCGTGACCAAGCTCGAAGACCTCAAGGGCAAGGCCATCGGCGTGACCGACATGGCCAGCCCGGACCGCAATTTCTTCTCGATCCTGCTGAAAAAACACGGTGTGGATCCGGTGCGCGATGTGGAGTGGCGCCTGTACCCTGCGGACTTGCTCGGCACCGCGCTGGAGCGCGGCGAAGTGCAGGCCGTGAGCGGCAGTGACCCGTTCATGTACCGCCTGATCAAGTCCGGCGTGGCGCGTGAGCTGTCCACCAACCTGGTGGAGGAATACGCCAACCTCAGCTGCTGCGTGGTGGGTGTCACCGGCAAGTTGGTGCGGGAAGACAAGCGTGTGGTCGCGGCGCTGACCCAGGCGATTCTGGAAGCCCACGACTATTCCGTGCAGCATCCGGAGGAAGTTGCCAAGGGCTTCCAGGCCCATGCGTTGAACACGTCGGTGGAGGAAGTGCAGGCGATCCTCCACGACCATACCCACGGGCATCACGCGGTGGGCGCGGCGCTGACCCAGGAAATCCTCACCTACGTGACCGACCTGAAAACCGTCGAAGTGATCAGCAAGAGCACCGATCCGCTGGAGTTCGCCAAGGAGATCACCGCCGATGTCTTCAGCTGA
- a CDS encoding LLM class flavin-dependent oxidoreductase, whose translation MSRQIHLSAFLLSGPVVHSHAVWRHPETVGNYLDPEYYARVAKVVEEGLFDFLFFADRLAVGDQMGGSREFALRYGAQDATRLDPLPILSYLVGKTSKLGLGATRSTTYYEPAHIAREFATLDHLSKGRAAWNIVTSMNDSEGRLFGKDKHLEHDLRYDRADEFVEVALKLWNSWGKDALKLDRESGVLADPELIRSVQHQGEWFRVEGPLNIPRTPQGRPVLIQAGSSGRGRRFGARWAEAIFTIHPHLAAMRAFRDDVRAQVVQQGRDADSCKVLTAVMPFIGGSEAEARAKRDRHNALARPELGLVTLASQLNVDLSPFPLSATLAEIAQSPLIHPAAAEKLLMQGPETTLEQLGRIFASSVRVPQLVGTGAQVADQLAELFEQGGCDGFVISPGYLPGSFTEFVESVIPHLQRKGLFRTAYEGSTLREHLALAGLQA comes from the coding sequence ATGAGCCGCCAAATCCATTTATCCGCGTTCCTGTTGAGTGGGCCGGTGGTGCACAGCCATGCGGTATGGCGCCACCCGGAAACCGTTGGCAATTACCTCGACCCTGAGTACTACGCACGGGTGGCCAAGGTGGTGGAGGAGGGGTTGTTCGACTTCCTGTTCTTCGCCGACCGCCTGGCCGTGGGCGACCAGATGGGCGGCTCCCGCGAGTTCGCCTTGCGCTACGGCGCCCAGGACGCCACGCGCCTGGACCCGTTGCCGATCCTCTCTTACCTGGTGGGCAAGACCAGTAAGTTGGGCCTGGGCGCGACGCGCTCCACCACCTATTACGAACCGGCGCACATCGCGCGTGAGTTTGCCACCCTCGACCACCTGTCCAAGGGCCGCGCGGCGTGGAATATTGTCACCTCGATGAACGACAGCGAAGGGCGCCTGTTCGGCAAGGACAAGCACCTGGAGCATGACCTGCGCTATGACCGCGCCGATGAGTTTGTCGAAGTCGCGCTGAAACTGTGGAACAGCTGGGGCAAGGACGCACTGAAGCTTGACCGCGAGAGCGGCGTGCTGGCGGACCCGGAACTGATCCGTTCGGTGCAGCACCAGGGCGAGTGGTTCAGGGTGGAAGGCCCGCTGAATATCCCCCGCACACCCCAAGGCCGACCGGTGCTGATCCAGGCCGGCTCTTCCGGACGTGGCCGGCGCTTTGGTGCGCGTTGGGCCGAGGCGATTTTCACCATTCATCCGCACTTGGCGGCGATGCGCGCGTTCCGCGATGACGTGCGCGCCCAGGTGGTGCAGCAAGGCCGTGACGCCGACAGCTGCAAGGTGCTCACGGCGGTGATGCCGTTCATTGGCGGCAGCGAAGCCGAGGCCCGCGCCAAGCGCGATCGGCACAACGCGCTGGCCCGTCCGGAGCTGGGGCTGGTGACACTGGCCTCGCAGTTGAATGTGGACCTGTCGCCATTCCCGCTTTCGGCGACCTTGGCCGAGATCGCGCAGTCACCACTGATCCACCCGGCGGCGGCGGAAAAGCTCTTGATGCAAGGCCCGGAAACCACCCTGGAACAACTCGGGCGCATCTTCGCCAGCAGCGTGCGCGTGCCGCAATTGGTGGGTACCGGCGCGCAGGTTGCCGACCAGTTGGCCGAGCTGTTCGAGCAGGGCGGCTGCGACGGGTTTGTGATTTCTCCGGGGTATCTGCCGGGCTCGTTCACCGAGTTTGTCGAGAGCGTGATTCCGCATTTGCAGCGCAAGGGCTTGTTCCGCACTGCCTACGAAGGATCGACGCTGCGCGAGCACCTGGCGCTGGCTGGGTTGCAGGCTTGA
- a CDS encoding aliphatic sulfonate ABC transporter substrate-binding protein: MTFKKLIAAASLLFAAAAAHAEQTLDISYQRSSTLWILLKQNGQLEQRLKPLGFTVNWHEFSTGLLSSLNAGSVDLHADVADAFALFTQAADAPLTYYAQENSSPGAQAIIVQDQSPIHSIADLKGKTVAVSKGSGSNYLLISALKKAGLTLADITPRYLEAPDGGAAFANGSVDAWVIWDPFLATQQLDHHVRVIADGKDGLADYNRFYLATTTFAKAHPDVLQVTFDTLRETGQWVKAHPKEAADILGPLWGNIAPATVERANSRRSYDIIPVRLENLAEQQRIADTYYAAKLIPKPLKVSAITVWTPKP, translated from the coding sequence ATGACGTTCAAAAAACTAATCGCCGCCGCCAGCCTGCTGTTCGCCGCGGCGGCGGCCCATGCCGAGCAAACCCTGGACATCAGCTACCAGCGCTCATCCACGCTGTGGATCCTGCTCAAGCAAAATGGCCAATTGGAGCAGCGCCTCAAGCCCCTGGGGTTCACGGTGAACTGGCACGAGTTCAGCACTGGCCTGCTCAGCTCGCTGAACGCCGGCAGCGTCGACCTGCACGCAGATGTGGCCGACGCCTTCGCGCTATTCACCCAGGCCGCCGATGCACCGCTGACCTACTACGCCCAGGAAAACTCATCGCCGGGTGCCCAGGCGATCATCGTCCAGGACCAGTCGCCGATCCACAGCATCGCCGACCTCAAGGGTAAGACTGTCGCGGTGTCCAAGGGCTCGGGCAGCAACTACCTGCTGATCTCCGCGCTGAAAAAAGCCGGGCTGACCCTGGCCGATATCACCCCGCGTTACCTGGAAGCTCCGGACGGCGGGGCTGCCTTCGCCAATGGCAGCGTCGACGCCTGGGTGATCTGGGACCCGTTCCTCGCCACTCAACAATTGGATCACCACGTGCGTGTGATCGCCGACGGCAAGGACGGCCTGGCCGATTACAACCGTTTCTACTTGGCGACAACGACGTTCGCCAAGGCCCACCCGGACGTGTTGCAGGTGACCTTCGACACCTTGCGCGAGACCGGCCAATGGGTGAAGGCCCATCCCAAGGAAGCCGCCGACATCCTCGGCCCGCTGTGGGGCAACATCGCCCCGGCCACAGTGGAGCGCGCCAATAGCCGCCGCAGCTACGACATCATCCCGGTCAGGCTGGAAAACCTCGCCGAGCAACAGCGCATCGCCGACACCTACTACGCCGCCAAGCTGATTCCCAAGCCGTTGAAGGTCAGTGCCATCACCGTGTGGACACCCAAGCCATGA
- a CDS encoding aliphatic sulfonate ABC transporter substrate-binding protein: protein MSIRRPLAAVLGLLAFSVAVSADAQETVRIGYQKSSTLITLLKTQGTLEKALKADNIDVSWHEFPSGLPLLEALNVGNVDISADVADTVPIFAQAAQAKLTYFAQEAPSPSAQAIVVRKDSPIQQLADLKGKKIAVTKAAGTHYLLIAALAKAGLAFSDIEPAYLSPADGRAAFENNKVDAWVTWEPFLTSVQRQLPTRTLADGAGLASYKRYYLTGTPYAKAHPQVLNVVYTQLEKTGQWVKTHPQDAATILGPLWGNLDVATVEAANAHRSYQVQPVTIDQLGEQQKIADAFFKAGLLPKAVDAKDVQTWKP from the coding sequence ATGTCCATACGTCGTCCCCTCGCTGCTGTATTAGGGTTGCTGGCCTTTTCCGTCGCCGTGAGCGCCGATGCCCAGGAAACCGTGCGCATCGGTTACCAGAAGTCCTCGACCCTGATCACCCTGCTGAAAACCCAGGGCACCCTGGAAAAAGCCCTCAAGGCCGACAACATCGACGTGAGCTGGCACGAGTTCCCCAGCGGCCTGCCGCTGCTCGAAGCGCTGAACGTGGGCAACGTCGACATCAGCGCCGACGTGGCCGACACCGTGCCGATCTTCGCCCAGGCGGCCCAGGCCAAGCTCACCTACTTCGCCCAAGAAGCGCCCTCGCCTTCGGCCCAAGCGATCGTGGTGCGCAAGGACTCTCCGATCCAACAGTTGGCGGACCTCAAGGGCAAGAAAATCGCCGTGACCAAGGCAGCCGGCACGCACTACCTGCTAATCGCCGCACTGGCCAAGGCAGGCCTGGCATTTTCGGATATAGAGCCGGCCTACCTGTCACCCGCCGACGGCCGCGCAGCCTTCGAAAACAACAAGGTCGACGCCTGGGTCACCTGGGAACCCTTCCTCACCAGCGTGCAGCGCCAACTGCCAACACGCACCCTGGCGGACGGCGCAGGGCTGGCCAGCTACAAGCGCTACTACCTGACCGGTACGCCGTACGCCAAGGCCCATCCGCAAGTGTTGAACGTGGTGTACACGCAACTGGAAAAAACCGGCCAATGGGTGAAAACCCACCCACAAGACGCGGCCACAATACTTGGCCCGCTGTGGGGCAACCTGGATGTCGCGACGGTTGAGGCAGCCAATGCGCACCGCAGCTATCAAGTGCAGCCTGTGACGATTGATCAGTTGGGCGAACAACAGAAAATCGCCGATGCGTTCTTCAAGGCGGGGTTATTGCCCAAGGCCGTGGATGCCAAGGATGTACAGACCTGGAAGCCTTGA
- a CDS encoding FGGY family carbohydrate kinase, producing MTNNTPLILAIDEGTSNAKAVLVNERGQVIARGSRPLSITHPQPGFSEQDPLLIWHSTLAAIEECLGQVDRPITALAISNQRESVVAWDRHTGEALSPCISWQCRRSTALCAQLHEQGHEALILEKTGLALDPMFSAGKFRWILDHLEDGHARAAAGDICLGTMDSWLLWKLSGGQVFATDYSNAARTQLFNLHTCAWDPALLALFRIPLAALAPIQPSAGFFAQTVAAGGLPAGIPVMSMIGDSHAALYGQGGFAPGLVKATLGTGSSLMTPMGGPIASTHGLSTTLAWHDGGQPTFGMEGNIVHTGAAVQWASRLVAGESLDALTEQAAQLPDNGGVYFVPALSGLGAPHWQADARGLICGLTEATSGAHILRASLESIGYQIRDVFEAMQQDIGSPLKELWVDGGATRNRWLMQFLADLLQRPVVRSLSPEVSALGAAHLAGRAMGVWGSDDALGALERQRERFEPQDDPAMAGRYAAWKKALERTLL from the coding sequence ATGACAAACAACACTCCGCTGATCCTGGCGATAGACGAAGGCACCAGCAACGCCAAGGCGGTGCTGGTCAACGAACGCGGGCAGGTGATTGCCCGGGGCTCGCGGCCGCTGAGTATCACCCATCCGCAGCCGGGGTTTTCCGAGCAAGACCCGTTGCTGATCTGGCACAGCACCCTGGCCGCCATTGAAGAATGCCTGGGCCAGGTGGACCGGCCGATCACCGCGCTGGCCATCAGCAACCAGCGCGAATCGGTGGTGGCCTGGGACCGGCATACCGGCGAAGCGCTGTCGCCGTGCATCAGTTGGCAATGCCGGCGCTCGACCGCGTTGTGTGCCCAGTTGCATGAGCAGGGACACGAGGCGCTGATCCTGGAAAAAACCGGGTTGGCCTTGGACCCGATGTTCTCGGCAGGCAAGTTCCGCTGGATTCTCGACCACCTTGAGGATGGCCACGCGCGCGCCGCTGCCGGTGATATCTGCCTGGGCACGATGGACAGTTGGCTGCTGTGGAAACTCAGCGGCGGGCAGGTGTTTGCCACCGACTATTCCAACGCGGCGCGCACTCAATTGTTCAACCTGCACACCTGTGCCTGGGACCCGGCGCTGCTGGCACTGTTCAGGATTCCATTGGCCGCATTGGCGCCCATCCAGCCGAGCGCGGGTTTTTTTGCGCAAACCGTCGCGGCGGGTGGTTTGCCCGCCGGCATCCCGGTGATGTCGATGATCGGCGACTCCCACGCTGCGCTGTACGGCCAGGGCGGGTTTGCGCCGGGGCTGGTGAAAGCGACGCTGGGCACCGGCTCGTCCTTGATGACCCCCATGGGCGGCCCGATTGCTTCGACTCACGGCTTGTCCACCACCCTGGCCTGGCATGACGGCGGCCAACCCACCTTTGGCATGGAAGGCAATATCGTCCACACCGGCGCCGCCGTGCAGTGGGCCTCGCGCCTGGTGGCGGGGGAATCCCTGGATGCGCTCACCGAGCAGGCTGCGCAACTGCCGGACAATGGCGGTGTGTATTTTGTGCCGGCACTGTCCGGGCTGGGTGCTCCGCACTGGCAGGCTGATGCGCGCGGTTTGATCTGCGGGCTGACCGAAGCCACCTCTGGCGCGCATATCCTGCGGGCATCGCTGGAGTCGATTGGTTATCAGATTCGGGATGTCTTTGAGGCTATGCAGCAGGACATCGGTAGCCCGTTGAAGGAGTTGTGGGTGGACGGCGGTGCGACGCGTAACCGTTGGTTGATGCAGTTTTTGGCCGATCTGTTGCAACGTCCGGTGGTGCGCAGTCTGTCGCCGGAAGTGTCGGCGCTGGGCGCGGCGCACTTGGCGGGGAGGGCGATGGGTGTGTGGGGGAGTGATGACGCGCTGGGCGCGCTGGAGCGGCAGCGGGAGCGGTTTGAGCCGCAGGATGATCCTGCTATGGCGGGGCGTTATGCTGCGTGGAAAAAGGCGCTGGAGCGCACACTGTTGTGA
- a CDS encoding transketolase family protein translates to MASEHLASVMVDAFIAAVDAGLDVVPVVSDSTSTAKIGPFVQRFPERLINVGIAEQSLVSVAAGLALGGKIAATCNAAPFLISRANEQIKVDVCYNQANVKMFGLNAGASYGPLASTHHSLDDISVMRGFGNVQIFAPADAIECRQIVDYALRYQGPVYIRLDGKALPDVHAANYQFVPGQVDILRQGADVSIVALGSVVHEAVDAARRLAEQGIQAQVINLSSIRPLQRDVLLSALSGTRAVITVEEHNINGGVGSLVAEVLAEAGLGIALVRLGIGDGEYAAAGAREPTRALHNIDAAGIVAAATRLR, encoded by the coding sequence ATGGCGAGTGAACATCTGGCGAGCGTCATGGTGGACGCCTTTATTGCCGCCGTCGATGCCGGGCTGGACGTGGTGCCGGTGGTCAGTGACTCCACCTCCACGGCCAAGATCGGCCCGTTTGTGCAGCGCTTTCCCGAGCGGCTGATCAACGTCGGCATTGCCGAGCAATCGCTGGTCAGCGTCGCGGCGGGCCTGGCCCTGGGCGGCAAGATCGCCGCGACCTGCAACGCCGCGCCCTTCCTGATTTCGCGCGCCAATGAGCAGATCAAAGTCGACGTTTGCTACAACCAGGCCAACGTCAAGATGTTCGGCCTGAATGCCGGCGCCAGTTACGGCCCGTTGGCCAGCACGCACCATAGCCTCGACGATATTTCGGTGATGCGCGGCTTTGGCAACGTGCAGATCTTTGCCCCGGCCGACGCCATTGAATGCCGGCAGATCGTCGACTACGCGCTGCGCTACCAGGGCCCGGTGTACATCCGTCTCGATGGCAAGGCGTTGCCGGACGTGCACGCTGCCAACTATCAATTCGTACCGGGGCAGGTGGATATCCTGCGCCAGGGCGCGGACGTGAGCATCGTCGCCCTGGGCTCGGTGGTGCATGAAGCGGTGGACGCAGCACGGCGGCTGGCCGAGCAGGGGATTCAGGCGCAGGTGATCAACCTGTCGTCGATCCGGCCGTTGCAGCGTGACGTGTTGCTCAGCGCCCTGAGTGGCACGCGGGCGGTCATCACCGTCGAGGAACACAATATCAACGGTGGCGTCGGCAGCCTGGTCGCCGAAGTACTGGCCGAAGCCGGGTTGGGCATTGCCCTGGTGCGCCTGGGCATCGGTGATGGCGAATATGCCGCCGCCGGCGCTCGCGAACCGACCCGCGCCTTGCATAACATCGACGCGGCTGGGATTGTGGCGGCTGCCACTCGGTTGCGGTGA